One Streptomyces sp. NBC_00102 DNA segment encodes these proteins:
- a CDS encoding DUF349 domain-containing protein: MSSDPWGRVDETGTVYVRTAEGEQVVGSWQAGTPEEALAYFERKYEGLVVEIGLLEKRVKTTDLSSKDATAAIDHLRTQIDEHHAVGDLAALRTRLDALVATVDSRREERKVQKAKQTDEAKQAKEKLVAEAEELAQSEQWRSAGERLRALVDIWKGLPRLDRKSDDELWHRFSHARSAFSKRRKAHFASLDAQREEARKVKEKLVAEAESLSGSKEWGDTAARYRDLMTEWKAAGRAQREAEDELWNRFRGAQDVFFAARSETFAERDAEQGENLKLKEELAAEAEKLVPVRDLKAARAAFRSINERWEAIGHVPRDARPKVEGRVHAVERALQEAEESEWRRTNPEARARAAGLTGQLQAAVDKLRGQIDTARASGNNARADKLARELEGRQALLDQALKGLEEFGG; encoded by the coding sequence GTGAGCAGCGACCCGTGGGGCCGTGTCGACGAGACGGGCACCGTGTACGTGCGTACTGCCGAGGGCGAGCAGGTCGTCGGTTCGTGGCAGGCCGGTACGCCCGAGGAGGCGCTGGCCTATTTCGAGCGCAAGTACGAGGGCTTGGTGGTCGAGATCGGCCTCCTCGAAAAGCGGGTGAAGACCACCGATCTGTCGTCGAAGGACGCGACGGCGGCGATCGACCACCTGCGGACGCAGATCGACGAGCACCATGCGGTGGGCGACCTCGCGGCGCTGCGGACCCGGCTGGACGCGCTCGTCGCGACGGTCGACTCGCGGCGCGAGGAGCGCAAGGTCCAGAAGGCGAAGCAGACCGACGAGGCCAAGCAGGCCAAGGAGAAGCTGGTCGCCGAGGCCGAGGAGCTGGCGCAGAGCGAGCAGTGGCGCTCCGCGGGAGAGCGGCTGCGGGCGCTCGTCGACATCTGGAAGGGCCTGCCGAGGCTCGACCGCAAGTCGGACGACGAGCTGTGGCACCGCTTCTCGCACGCGCGGTCCGCGTTCTCCAAGCGCCGCAAGGCCCACTTCGCCTCGCTGGACGCCCAGCGCGAGGAGGCCCGCAAGGTCAAGGAGAAGCTGGTCGCCGAGGCCGAGTCGCTCTCCGGGTCGAAGGAGTGGGGCGACACCGCGGCCCGCTACCGCGACCTGATGACGGAGTGGAAGGCCGCGGGCCGAGCCCAGCGCGAGGCCGAGGACGAACTGTGGAACCGTTTCCGCGGTGCGCAGGACGTCTTCTTCGCCGCCCGCAGCGAGACCTTCGCCGAGCGGGACGCGGAGCAGGGCGAGAACCTCAAGCTCAAGGAGGAGCTCGCCGCCGAGGCCGAGAAGCTGGTGCCGGTGCGGGACCTCAAGGCGGCCCGTGCCGCCTTCCGGTCCATCAACGAGCGCTGGGAGGCCATCGGTCACGTGCCGCGCGACGCCCGGCCGAAGGTCGAGGGCCGCGTGCACGCCGTGGAGCGGGCGCTCCAGGAGGCCGAGGAGTCGGAGTGGCGCCGGACCAACCCCGAGGCGCGTGCGCGTGCCGCGGGGCTGACCGGTCAGCTCCAGGCCGCCGTGGACAAGCTGCGCGGTCAGATCGACACCGCCCGCGCCTCGGGCAACAACGCCCGTGCCGACAAGCTCGCCCGTGAGCTCGAAGGCCGGCAGGCGCTGCTCGACCAGGCCCTGAAGGGCCTGGAGGAGTTCGGCGGCTGA